The sequence GCAGGACAACAAGCGCGCCACCATCCTCGGCGTGCGCACCGCGGGCGCGGGCGGCATCGTCAACGCCTACGCCGTCGACCAGTTCGGCATCGACCATCTCTCGGCGACCGGAAGCCTGGCCGAGCGCCCCGACGGCCGGCCGATCGAGAACCTGGGCGTGACGCCCGACATCCCTTACGAGATCACGGCCAAGGACCTGCGCACGGGGTTCGCCGAGTACCGGTGGAAGATCCTGAAGGCGCTGACCGGGATCCTGGAGCCGGCCGCTCCCGCGGCGCCGCAGGGCGAAAAATAGGAGGCGCCGAGACCGGCGTCCACTAGGGGACCGCCTCGGCGCCTCACAGAACCCGCCCCGAACCCGTAACGCCGGGCGCACCCTCGCGTCTCGACGGGAACTCCCGCGACGACGCGCCCGATACTACGGCTTGCGACTGCGCTCCGACTGCCACTCACTTCATCGCCGGTTACGGCCTCGGCCTCAACTCGGCGTCCACTTCGCGGCACCGACTGCACACCGGTTTCGGAGCGGGTATGCGATGAGTATAGCCCCGAAAGCCCGGGCGTCAAGACCCACTCACGGTAAAAAATTCCCGGGTGAAAAGTGTTTCCGCGTTCCCGTCAAGTGATGGCCGCCGTCGTCGCGCGAATGGTAGGATTCGTGCATGATCACGACCATCCTTCTCCTGCTGACCGCCTCGTTCGCGCGCGCCGCCGAGCTTCCGGGGATGCCGGGCAGCTCCGTCGTCCCTTCCACCCCGACCGTCGCGGCCGAGCCCGCGAAGCCCGTCGAGACGAAGCCCGCCCCGCTCCTGCCGCCCGCCGTGCCCGCGCGGCCGACGGGCACGCTCGACACCGCCGGCGAGGTCGCCCGCGACCTGGCCGTGCGCGTCGAGTACTTCGAGAGCGGCCAGGCCTACTACCGCGCCTACACCAAGGGCTCCCACACGCCCGAGGAGAACAAGGCGTTCGTGAAGTTCCTCGAGGACTACGAGAACGAGCTCGGCATCGCCAAGCGCACCCACGCGATCCTCGGCGTCTGGCTCGAGAAAAAATCCTCGATCAAAGACTAGTCGACTCGGTCGTCACACTAGCAACCTAAGTGGTCAGGGCCTTTCGGCTCATGCGGCGAGCCCGATTCGGGTTATAATAATCACAAGGTCGTCTCGACCCGGAGGTATCCGTTCATGATCATCGCCGCCCTGCTCGCCGCCGTCCTGTCCGTCCCCGCCTCGGCCCAAACCGCCGCCTGCCGGCGCAACGAGATGACCTCGGCCTGGGAGAAGATCACTTTCGGCCTGTGGCTCAGCGACTACACCGTCCCCGACGCGGCGCGCACCGCCGACCTGAAGTACGCGGGCTGCTCCGTCGACGGCGAGGGGCAGGAAAACCGCACTTACACGAGCGCGGACGGGACGTTCACCGTCACCGCGGTGACGAACGCCGGCGGCGACGATGGCGCGACGGCCTTGATCCTGCGCCGCGACGGCGAAGGCGTGAACCTCGGCGTCTGGGGCCACCACAAGGTGTTCTACAAGGGCGTCGGCATCGACAAGGTGACCGTCCCCAACGGCGGCGGCTCCACCGTCGTCAAGAACGTGTTCGTGATCCCCGTCGACTGGGCCAAGTAAGAACGGATCAGCGCCCGGCGGAACCGCCCAGAGCCAAGGTCACGGCGCGAAGCTTCGCCTGCACCGCGGCCTGATTTTTCGGGCCCATGCGCATCAGCTGCTTCTGCGCCGGGCTCCGGTTTTCCAGCTCCTCGTCGGCGTAGATCCAGCCGATGCCTTTCTTCCCTTCCTTGAGAAGGACGCCGTCCTCGAGCGGCGGCGTCTCCAGGAGTTCGGCCGCCGCGGCGAGCAAGGTCGCGCGCGCGCCCGCCGTCTTCTCTCCGAGCTCGCGATGGGCCGCGTCGAACAGCGGCTCCAGCTCCTCGAACAGCTTGGCGGCCGCGCCCGCGTCCACCGCCGAGACCATGGCGGCGAAGGCGTCGTAGCGCGCGTAGCCGGCGGGATCGACGAAGACCTTGCCGCCCTTCTTGAGGACGGCGAAGCGGCCGCGCGGGGCGAACGCCGCGAAGGTCTCGCGCGGGAACTTGCCGTTGGCGATCATGCTCGTCGCGGCGGCCAGGCGCGGGATCAGGGACTCCTGCTTGAGCCACTCGACGAAGGCCGGCGCGGAGGACAGGGAGGAGGCGCGCAGGCGCACGAAGTCGTCGCTCTTGCCCAGCGCGGGAAGGCTCGCGGGCAAGGCGGGCGGAGCCTCGCCCGGCGCCGAGGAGATCCCGGGCGGAGGGGGAGGGGCTTTGAGGAAGGAGCGCGCGCCGAACAGGCCGACGGCGGCGCCCGCGGCGAGAAGGACGAGCACGATCATCAGTCCGGTATTCTTCATGTTCAACCTCACCTCCAGATGATACGCGTTCGGCGGGGTAAAACTGACGTGTCCGGCGTAACGTTCAGATGAATGCGCCCGAGCTCGCGCCCGTCCGAGGTCACGACCTCGACCCGCCAGCGCCCGGGCTTGTGCTTCGCCTTGGCCGTGAACCCGCGCCAGCCCTCGTCGCGCCCGCCGGTGATCGGCAGGGGGATGACCTCGGGCTCGCCCCAGCCGCCGGGCTCGCGGAACCGCCAGTGGACCTCGAGGCGCTCGCGGAAGTTCGTCGGGGAGAACACGCTGATCCAGCAGTAGATCGCGTCGCCCGGGCGTGCGAGGAAGTCCTGGTCGCCGCGCTGCCAGAACTTCCAGCGCGGCCGCGTCGAGGTCAGGGCAAAGCGGCCGCCGTCGCGGCGCACCTCGTGGTAGACGCCGATCTCGGAGAGCGACAGCGGCACCGGCGGGATGACCTTGGCGAAATACAGGACGGCGAACAGGGCGGCGACCGCGGCGAAGGGATAGACCACGTGCCGGCGGACCTCCCGCTCATGATCGGGCAGGCGGGCTTGGAGCCTCCACGACAGGACGACGACGCAGGCCGCCGCCGCGGCGAGGGAGCCGAGGAAGGGCAGCGCGCCGATGCGGCCCATCAAAGTCGGGACCAGATAGGTGAAGTAGGAGACGAGGCACAGGCTGAACAAGGTCGTGCGCAGCAAGGTACCCGAGCTCTCGAACGGCTTGAGCTCGTTGACCGCGAGCAGGGCGGCGAGGATGCCCAGGAATATGAGAGAAGCGCCCATCGAGGCGCTCTTGAAGTAGAACAGCGTGTAGATGTTGAGCAAGGTCCCGAGCATGAAGTGCGTCGCGCCCGCGTGATAGCGCCACGCGGTCTTGAGGCGCTCGGGCGGGACGAAGCCGCCGTGGCGCTCGCGCAGCTCGAGGCTCGTGAACAGGGCGCACAGCGAGAGATAGACGGCCTGATGGATGATGTTGTGGAGCTTGTCGATGCGCCCGACCGCGAGCGTGTCGAACAGGAAGCCCGCGGCGAAGAAGCCCGCGGTGCAGGCCGGCTCGTGGTCGCGGTAGAAGGCCTTCGCGCGCTCGATCATCGGGCCGGGGGTGGAACGGAGAACGGCAGGCGGTCCTTCGCTCCGGGCGAGGCCGGGCCGCGGTCGTACACGCTGATCTGCTCGGCCATCCACATGTAGGGCGGGCGCGCGGCGGTCAGAGCGGTCAGGATCCGG is a genomic window of Elusimicrobiota bacterium containing:
- a CDS encoding DUF3014 domain-containing protein, whose translation is MKNTGLMIVLVLLAAGAAVGLFGARSFLKAPPPPPGISSAPGEAPPALPASLPALGKSDDFVRLRASSLSSAPAFVEWLKQESLIPRLAAATSMIANGKFPRETFAAFAPRGRFAVLKKGGKVFVDPAGYARYDAFAAMVSAVDAGAAAKLFEELEPLFDAAHRELGEKTAGARATLLAAAAELLETPPLEDGVLLKEGKKGIGWIYADEELENRSPAQKQLMRMGPKNQAAVQAKLRAVTLALGGSAGR
- a CDS encoding DUF2914 domain-containing protein, with translation MIERAKAFYRDHEPACTAGFFAAGFLFDTLAVGRIDKLHNIIHQAVYLSLCALFTSLELRERHGGFVPPERLKTAWRYHAGATHFMLGTLLNIYTLFYFKSASMGASLIFLGILAALLAVNELKPFESSGTLLRTTLFSLCLVSYFTYLVPTLMGRIGALPFLGSLAAAAACVVVLSWRLQARLPDHEREVRRHVVYPFAAVAALFAVLYFAKVIPPVPLSLSEIGVYHEVRRDGGRFALTSTRPRWKFWQRGDQDFLARPGDAIYCWISVFSPTNFRERLEVHWRFREPGGWGEPEVIPLPITGGRDEGWRGFTAKAKHKPGRWRVEVVTSDGRELGRIHLNVTPDTSVLPRRTRIIWR